GCACAAAGCAGATCAATATAAATCTGCTCAAGGACAggtattaaaatacatttatttatgttcatgtataaatttatcaacaaatttactATTCTCTTTTGCACAAACAAACAATCGGTAACTGCAATGCGTTCTCTCTGTTAAGATGCTGACTTTGGTAATATTTATGTTGATGTTGCGTTGCAGTGGCTGATGCAACATCAGCCTTCCATGAAGCAGATCATGGCAATTATGGCCGAAAGAGATGCAGCCATCCAAGAAAGAAATCTGGCCATTTCTGAGAAGAAGGCAGCATATGCTGAGCGTGACATGGCATTTCTGCAGCGGGATGCTGCAATTGCAGAACGAAATAATGCAATTTTGGAACGAGATAATGCAATTGCAACTCTTCAGTATCGAGAAACCTCGATAGGTAGTGGCAGTATGCCATCGTGTCCTCCGGGATGCCAAATTTCACGTGGTGTCAAGCATATACATCATCCCCAGCAACAGGTACACCATATACCTAACATGGGTGATCCTTCTTACAGCACACGGGAAATGCACACAACCGATGCCCTCCCTACAGCTCCCATCACTTCTGAGGCTGGGAAATCAAGGCGGGCCAAGCGGCCCAAGGAACCAAAGTCAACTTCACCTAATAAGAAGACTCCAAAAGCAGCAAAAAAAGTCAAAAAGGAGAGTG
This DNA window, taken from Vigna radiata var. radiata cultivar VC1973A chromosome 5, Vradiata_ver6, whole genome shotgun sequence, encodes the following:
- the LOC106762396 gene encoding protein BASIC PENTACYSTEINE6; its protein translation is MDDAGHRENGRHKADQYKSAQGQWLMQHQPSMKQIMAIMAERDAAIQERNLAISEKKAAYAERDMAFLQRDAAIAERNNAILERDNAIATLQYRETSIGSGSMPSCPPGCQISRGVKHIHHPQQQVHHIPNMGDPSYSTREMHTTDALPTAPITSEAGKSRRAKRPKEPKSTSPNKKTPKAAKKVKKESEDLNKVMFGKAHEWKNGQEMVNGGDDLNKQLVVSKADWKGQDLGLNQVAYDESTMPAPVCSCTGVLKQCYKWGNGGWQSACCTTTLSMYPLPAVPNKRHARVGGRKMSGSAFNKLLSRLAAEGHDLSNPVDLKDHWAKHGTNRYITIK